Below is a window of 'Nostoc azollae' 0708 DNA.
TGGTTTAATATAAGGAATACTTGCCCCCAGTTCTGCCTCACCTTCAGCAATTGATCTAATCTGAACCCGACGATTCATGCTGTATTTCCTCCAAACACATTCGTAAACCAAAGTTCACCTAGTGCTCCATCATAAGCCTCTAAAGCTTTTTGAAAGCGGACAGAATGAATCTATAGGTAATTTATGTATGAACTTGAGCTTTACCTTCTTTATCTAACTCAACAGCACGCACCTGATGGGGTTCGACGTAATTTAAAAGCACAGGAGAATGAGTTCTAATTAAAACCTGCACAGGCTTACCAGTTATTCCTTCAGTGGAAACAATTTTTAGCAACTCCATCATTTTGTGCGGTAACCAAGGATGAACTCCATTTTCTATTTCTTCAAGACAAATAATACTTGGAGTGTTTTCTTGATATACTGCAGTGAGAAAAGCCAAAAGTCTCAATGTACCATCTGAATATATCAGCAGCCGGGATATGATGATCTGAATATATATCAACTAATTCTAGGGAAAAGGTTTGACTTTCACCACGGGGCAATACAATTGTTTTAAAATTAGGAACAAGCTGTGTTAACCGCTCTTGTAATTCATCGAAACCCTTATGATTAGTAAGCAAAATCTCAAGTAAAGCATAAGCAGGTCCTTCTCCAGTCCTTTCCATCCTGGCATTTGATGAACTTGTGAAAGAGATAGAAATTGGAACAAAATCGTAAACATTAACCTTTTTCAGAGCTTTGTATAGCGGAGAAGTAGAAAAATGATTAGAAACTAAAAATTCTCTTAATAGACTTGTATATCTATCTAGTAGAGTGTTAATCTTTTGAACATTACCTAACTTCACAGCTTGCTCAGAATAATCAGAATAAACTCCTAAATTAATGATAGCTGTAGATTCTCCATCAGAATTTCCTGCTATGGGAAGGGTACTAACCTGAAAGCTAAAAAAATCTGGTTTTCCATGCCAAAATTTAGATTCAATACTGTGCACATTTTTAAGTAAGTTCTGTAAACAATCTGAAACAGTTCGTATAATTTTCTTATGATTTGTGGTATCTATTAGCCTTTGCAAAAAATCAGATAATACGGCCAAAGCTTCACAAATATCAGATTTACCAGAAGCATTAGGACCAATGAATACAGTCAATGGTTCTAAATCTACTTCTGTATCAAAAAGACTCTTATAGAGTTGAACTCTGAGTTTAGATAATATTTATTTATTAAACCCCTACAATTCCCAATTTTGCAATTTTATCACTGCAACGAATTTTCTAAACTTAAACCATCCACTCTAGTTAAATCACTTTCATTAGAAACAACGTTAAACCTTTAATCATTGCAGTTGCAGAAATTCAAACATCTTCACTTTGAATAAGTAAACCCTTTAAGCTTAAATTAGCGTTAATTTCAGCAGCTTCTTCTAAAATTCCCAAATCATCTAAAGAAATAATTGGATAGTTTTGACAAAATTTTTTCAATCTTTCTCTTTGCTTAGAAGCATCAACCGCTAAAAATCCTCTCCTAATTTCAAAATAGGTAATACAGCTAATAGATATAATTTTTTTTGAGCTTTAATATCTTCAATTTTTTCACTGATTTTAAGATTGCCTCTAATAGCTAGAGCAACAATGTTAGTATCTTACAAATAATCCATAAATAAATCACCTATTTCGTTTAATTACCTCGTCACAAAAAAATAGCCATTTGTTCAGGTGTGAAATCATCACCTTTTTTTGATGAAACCTCTACTGAGATTACTCCATCAGAATGATCTTTTAATTCACTATCTGTGATATTATTAAATTCTTATAATGGTAAATTTCTTAAAAAGAGTTTAACAAGATATTTGACTATTCCTGCTTAATTAATTAAGCTCCTCTTTTTTAAAGATAGGGTTCTCTTACATCAAAATAGATACTAATTGCTCAACTCTGTTAATAAGTAATTCTTGACGAATATTGGTTGATAACATGATTATTACCTCTCATATAATATAAGTTGCTAGTTAGAAAACAGGTGACAGAAAGCTAGAATTACAATCAGTCACCCATTCATTTCTCTATTTCCGCTTTCCCCCAGACTTAGCAGCCTTAGCTGCCTTTTTAGCCGCTTTTTCTCCCTCCATAGCCGCTAACTTAGCTTGTTCTTTCTCTTCAGCAATCTTGTTGAGATAGTAATGATAATCTCCCAAATAAACTTGGAATTCACCATCACGGATTTCCACGATTTTGTTAGCTACTTGAGAGATAAAAAAACGGTCGTGGGATACTACAATGGCTGTACCATCATAGTTTTGCAAAGATTCTTCCAACATTTCTTTGGCTGGAATATCTAAGTGGTTTGTCGGCTCATCCAGAATGAGTAAATTTGCTGGACGTAAAAGCATTTTTGCTAATGCTAAACGGGCTTTTTCTCCCCCACTTAATGCCGCAACTTTCTTAAAGACAGTATCACCAGCAAATAGAAAACGTCCTAAAAGTGTGCGAACTTGTTCGTTTGTCCACTCGGGAACTTCATCATGAATTGTTTCCATGACTGTTTTCGTCAAGTCTAAAGCTTCTGCTTGATTTTGCTCAAAGTAACCAGGAATAACGTTGTGATCACCAAGCTTCACAGTTCCTTCGGTGGGTAGTTCTGCACCCATAATAATTTTCAACAGTGTAGATTTACCAGCACCATTGGGACCGAGAAAAGCAATTCTATCTCCCCGTTCAATCAGCAGATTTGCACCTAGAAAGAGAATTTTATCTCCATAAATATGAGTTAATTCTTTAATTTCTACCACTTCCCGACCACTGCGGGGTGCGGGTGGAAAACGAAAATGCAGTGTTCTTACTCCACCAGTGGGTGCTTCAATCCGTTCTATTTTGTCTAGTTGTTTTTCCCGGCTTTTCGCTTGGGTACTACGGGTTGCACTAGCGCGGAATCTATCAACAAATGCTTGTTGCTTTTCTAATTCTTTTTGCTGGCGTTCAAAGGCGCTCAATTGCGCTGATTGATTTTCAGCTTTTTGTTGCAGGTAAGATGAGTAATTACCAAGGTATGTAGTTGAAACTCCACGTTCAGTTTCTACAATTTGGTTGCAGAGTCGGTCAAGAAATTCCCGGTCGTGGGAAACTATGACCATTGGAGTAATTAGTCCTCTGAGGTAATTTTCTAACCACTCGATGGTTTCTAAGTCTAAGTGGTTTGTCGGTTCGTCCAGCAGTAACAAATCTGGGTTTTGCAGCAGGATTTTACCCAAACTCATCCGCATTTGCCAACCACCTGAGAAAGCACTAACCAGGCGATCACCATCTTCTACCTGAAACCCCATCTCTGGTAAAATCTTACCAATACGAGTATCTAAGCTGTAACCATCCAAAGCTTCAAACTTGCGTTGCCAGCGATCCATCTGGTTAATCAGTTCATCTAGTTCTTCGGGCGTAGAGGTTTCCATATCTCGATGCACCTGAGCCAAAGCTAACTGCACTTGGTTAGCTTCTTTAAATACTGTCCAAAATTCTTCATTAACAGTGCGACTTGGATCTACTTCAAATTCTTGGTTTAGGTAAGCTATATGCAAACTGCTAGGGCGGATAATTTCTCCAGATGTGGGTTCCATTTCGCCAGAAATGATTTTCAGTTGGGTGGATTTTCCTGCACCGTTAACGCCTACTAAGCCAATGCGATCGCCTGGTTTAACTTCCCAGTTGATATCTTTGAGAACTTCGCCAGTAGGATAAATTTTACTAATATGTTCGAGTCGCAGCATCCAGTATCTCTCAGGTAGGGGATTAGGAGGGGTAAAGCTAAAGCCGTATTTAATGTTAACAAAATTTAACGACAAATTGATATCAACACCCTCATTAGTTTTTTATTGTAAAATAATACATTACGGATCAGACTAATTAAACACACGTATCATTTTAAATGAATTAAGAAGATGAATGCACAAGTGGCATGTCGTATCGACATATCCCCTAACTAACGCCAGTTCACACCTTAAACAGGGGTTAATAAATTGCTTAAAGTCCTCCTTAAAAAGGAGGATTTAGCAGAATATAAAGTTTTGGATACCTCATTGATAACTTATAAAAATGGCAAAAATGCCAGACTCTAGGACTTTGATTTTTAACTTCGTTTCATCTGGTTGTAAAGCTATCACCTCATAGGAGGTGTGAATTGAATATGATTCGTAAGGACTCCTATTTGATTTTTGCGAAACTAGGTACACCTAAATCTTCTAGAATCATCTTGCCTTTTGCCTGCCTACACAAGTAATTGTGGCTTTGTCACGCAAGCAATCAGGAACCAAATCGGATTCCTATATATCTTATCACTTTACAAATTTAAATATTATATTTTGAGTTAGTTCTTCAGCCTTTATTGCTATTAACTCTTATTTAATTAGGTTTTCGCCTCATGATTGTAATTGGCAAACGCTATCCTTGACAAACGGATGTTATTTGTTAAATGATAGCAGTTTAGTATACCCTGATCAGAAAACCAGCCAAAGTAATTAGGCTTATTTATTATTTAGCCTGGTTTTGCATGGTCAGCTAGATATTAATGTATATTGATAGCAATGCTTGGATATCTATTGGGTATCGTATCAGTTTATTGTTCTCCAGCTTGAGTATAGGATTCTCCTGGATTGGACAGAGTTTAATTGATTTCCTTTAGTGAAAATATGATTACATTTTTTTCTTAAAATTAGGGATGATTTAATCAAACTCAGAGAGTAAGTTACAGTTATATTATAGGAGTTAATTCGTTGAACTTGTACAAATATCCAATCTGTTGATATATTATTTGCCGATTTATCAAAAAATCCTTTGAGTATCTTCTGAATCCTGATTAATTCATGGTTAAGGAAGCTATATTTTTATTAAAAAGTGTTAACAATTTATGGAAAATTCAACTTTATCTTTACCAAAAGGTTGACAATTTCGACAGTTGTAAAGAATCATCTTAGTGAAACCGGATAGTAAATAGTGAGGAAACTATGCACACAGTTATTCTCGTTCTGGTTGAAGTGTTAATTGTGATTGGACTGTCACGACTGGTAGGACTGGCCTTTAAATCAATAAAACAACCATTAGTAATTGGTGAGATTGTGGCCGGGATTATGCTGGGACCATCTTTATTTGGTTTAATTGCCCCCCATGCAGCAGCTACACTGTTTCCACCAGAAACGATACCTTTCCTGAATGTTTTATCTCAGGTAGGGCTAATATTTTTCATGTTTTTGATTGGTTTAGAGCTAAATTCAAAATATCTCAGCGGTAATTTACAAGCGGCTGTACTGACCTCAAATGTCAGCATTGTTGTTCCTTTTTCTCTCGCGACAATTTTATCTTTGCTGCTTTATCCTCTAGTTTCCAATGGTAGTGTCTCTTTTACCGCCTTTACCTTATTTTTAGGTGCAGCAATGTCAATCACAGCCTTTCCTGTGTTGGCAAGAATTATCACTGAAAATAATTTGCAAGGAACAAGGTTAGGGACATTAGCTTTAACTTGTGCTGCGGTAGATGATGTAACAGCTTGGTGTTTGTTAGCTCTAGCAATCGCTGTCGCTCGTCATGGTAGCATTGACCGACAAGCTATCCTCACAATTATTGCCAGCCTTCTTTACATAGGTTTTATGTTCAGCGTCGGGCGTTGGTTTCTCAAACGTCTAATTACCCATTATCGCCGCGCTGGACGTTTGAGCCAATTTGTTCTGGCTTTAATTTATATGGGAGTTGTAGCCTCCGCACTGATTACTGAATTGATAGGCATTCACCTAATTTTTGGGGCATTTTTATTAGGGGCAGCCATGCCTAAAGATGCTGAATTAGTCAGAGAATTAGCCATAAAAACCGAAGATTTTGTCTTAATTTTTCTATTGCCAGTGTTTTTTGCCTACAGCGGTTTAAAAACACAAATTGGCTTACTGAACCGTCCGGAATTATGGTTATTATGTGCCTTGATTTTAGGAGTTGCGATCGCAGGCAAATACATTGGTACTTATGTAGCAGCTCGTGTCAGTGGTATTAACAAGCGAGAAGCTTCTGCACTTGGTTGGTTAATGAATACTCGTGGTTTAACCGAATTAATAGTTTTAAATATTGGTTTAGAGTTGGGTGTGATTTCACCCTTACTTTTCACAATGCTAGTCATTATGGCCTTAGTGACAACATTTATGACATCACCATTACTGGAGTGGACATATCCAAAACGCTTAATCAGGTTAGATGTAGTAGAAGCAGAAGCAGAACACGAAACATATACAGAGGTTACAGAAAGCATAGAATCTTTCGTTACCCCCTACCGCATTTTAGTACCAGTAGCTAATCCCACCACCCAAAAAGGTTTGTTACAGTTGGCAGTAAGTATAGCTTTTAACTATGGACGATCGGCTGTTATCAATCCTTTCAGCCTGATTGAATTAGAAGAAGACTATAGTTTTGAAAGCACCCCAACTGAAGCAAACCGATTAATTGCCGAACGTCGTCAACAACTAGAAGAATTAATTAGTACCTTAGAACCACCAAGCATATACTCTCACATACATCCCATTGTTCGCATATCCAGCAATGTCGCTAGAGAAACAGCACAAATAGCCAAAATAGAACAACCAGATTTAATTCTTGTCGGATGGCATCGTCCAGCCTTTAGCAACAACCGCTTAGGTGGAAGAGTTGGACAAATTCTCACTACTGCCCCAGTAGATGTAGCAGTATTTGTGGATAAAGGTGGAGAACGTTTAGAAAGTTTGTTAGTTCCCTACTCTGCAAACATCCACGATGACTTAGCCTTGATTCTTGCCCTGCGATTACTCATTAACCGCGATACTTGTATGTTACATATTTTACAAGCTTTAACAGTAAATCAAACCCAAGATGAATTAAGTTATGAATTACACGCGATGATCGAGAGATTACCAGCTAGTGTACGCGAGCGCATAGAAATCAAAACCGTAGCCGCCCCAGAACCAATGGAAGCCGTAGTTACAGCCTCAGAAAATGTTGATCTAACCATTGCCGGTACCAGTCGCGCTTGGGGTATTGAAAGACAAACTTTAGGACGATACACAGATGAACTAGCAATAAAATGCCGTTCCTCACTACTCATCACCCGTCGCTACAGTCAAATTACCTCACATCTGACTTCCCTACTACCAGAAGTTACCCACCAAGAAATAATTCGTAATTCACAGCAGGGAATAGATAATTCTCCCCAATCACCAATCACCAACAATCACTAATCACCTATGATCAATCATTTCAATTTTAAGTCCTTAGTGTTGTATGGAGTAGCGATCACATCAGTTCTAATCTTATTCAAAACAGTCACCGCATATGGTGAAAATCATCTCCACGCTACCTCCCCCATTAACAGCCGCTATAGTCTTACCCTGTCCAAAAATTTGCCAAACTGCAAACAAACAAACAAACTGATTCTCAATATTCTACAATCTGGTATTTACCTAAATGCCTCATTATCACCAGTAATCACCAATGCAGATACAGAACAACAGCTTAATCTCACAGGCATCTTAGAAAATCAAAACCTAGATTTATCTGGCAAAATAGACATTGCCAATTTCTGTCAAGATCCTGCTTCTCAGATAAAAGCAATTCAACCGATTGCAATTCAAATGTCACAAATCAATCTAGATAATATTCCCGGTCAAATAAAACTTAATCAAAATTCCACAACTTTAGAATTTACCGCTATACCACAAACAGATCAAAAAGCAAAACCCAAATCAAACAGCCATTAACATAATGAAAATTAAACTCAGAAACCAGAAAATTTTCTCCTTATATCCTTTTAAAGTTAGCTTATTTAGCTTATTATATCCAGGCATTACCCTCAATAATGGCAATAGTATCGCCGCTGCAACATTCGGGAGACTCAACAAATGTTACTTTAACGCCAAATCACAGCAACTAGAAATTTCCCTTTCCTCAGCCACAACCCCTGAGTATTTCTACCTTGATCAACCCCCGCCTTTAGTTGTAGATTTGCCTAACACCAAATTAGGTAATGTTGACACCCAAAAAAACTATCCTGGAACCATCCAAAGAATTCGCGTTTCCCAATATAGCCCTAACATTACCCGCATAGTCATAGATTTAAAACCAGAAGGTTTTATAGATGGTAACCAAGTGAAACTTCAGCCCCTTTGCCCAAAAAACCCAAATCCTTGGGTTTTACGCCCCATATTTTCCTATAATAGCACTTCTCTAGGCAATCAACCATTTATGATTTTACCGCCCTCAACACTCAAAACCCTTCTCAACTATCCAACTTAATGATTCTCCCAATTTCTCAGATCATCCGAATACCATTACCATCCCCAATTCTTCACCCAATGTTCCTAATTCCCAGAACTATACAGATCAAATTATCAATATTCCCATAATTGAATTTGGTCAACCACTACCCACTATTAAATAAAAATTCAAAAGTCAAAATTTGAAATAGGGAATATTTATCTTTCTTCTACCTCCTAACTCCTGAATTATTACATTTTTAGAATCTTTCTGTATCCTGAGAAGGTCCAACTGCTCCCGGTTGAGATAAGAAAAAGTTTTGAGCAGATTCATTTTGATATATACACCTAATATCTGGCTTTTCACTGTCCAAGTTACCAGTAAAGCCAAAAGTATTCAGGCGATTTTTACATTCTCTCACCTGATCTGATGTGACAAGTTTTTTATTTTCTAAAATTGCCCAGTTATTCTGCCGGAGAACACATCCAGGACGGATATTCGGTTGGGCAACATAAACATTAAAAGGATTGAGAGTCACAAACAGTCTGGCATCCATCACCATCGCACTAGCGCCATACTGCACACAAATTTCAGGGTTTGGTGCCCTCGTATCAATAAATTCACGGGAAGCTACATTTGATGGAGTCAAAGTAGTTGTAGAACTAAAAGCAATCCCAATCCCAATACCCAAAATCAATACACCTCCCAAAATAGCAATGGTGGTGAAGTTAAATATAGGGGATTGGAAAACAGAGGGTTTAGAAGTAGTAGCTGATCTACCAGTAGGTTTACGTCTCATTTTTGCTTAATCACCTTCACGCCAACTTGGGGGGAGTGCTTGATTCTCTCGCTACCTTAGTATGGCGAGTCTTGAGGAAAATTGTCCCTTATTTTCGATCTAATTCCCATAGCTCTTGTGGAATGGGTATGTTATTCACTTAAAAAGTGAAATACTCAGTACATGCTTTTTAGAGTTTATCCCACTGCAAAATCGGTGTAATGTCGCAATTTCGGAGGATTAAAACCTAAAACAATGTCTTTCTTGGGAACACTAAGTTTAACTAATTCATTAGCAATACCAACTTCTGTGCCATCCTGGTGAACCCAAATGTTGCCATCACTAATATCAAGATGCAGGACAGTACCATAAACTTGCTTGGAGTTACCCCAACCAACATATACTAGTTGATAGTGGTCGTATTCAGTATCAAAAATAGTTTCAGCTTGAATGCGTTTATCCCAAACTAATTGAGCGCGTGCAGTTAGGGGACCTTTTATATGCTGTCGGTATTCATCAATGGTAGCCATTGTTCGATTACTTCCTCATCAATAATAGACCTATTACAGAATTTTTTATGTGGTAGGATAGAGAGCTTTAGATTTTATGTATTTTTGGTGTTCTTTGGGCTCGCTAATTCAAACATAACCCTGTAACTCTAACTTTTGGCTAAAACAGCGCGATCGCTAACTTACCAACAGAGTCTTTCTCAAAAAATTCTCATAAACAAAGTTTTCCAAAGTTTATCTCCCAAACTACTCAACAAAACGATAATCTGACTGCATAGTGGAGAAAAAACCCAGTAATGACCCAGCCTTCTAATATCCGCCAACTGTTAACTGATGCCAAACTAGGACTGCTACCATATCTAGATAACCGCCTCAATGAGATAGCCAACTCCTGGCAGCAACTAGAAAATCTGCATTTAGAGCCTTATGATATTGAGTTGGGAGAATGCAACACCATAGCCGCAAACGAACCTAGACCTCTAATTACTCAATCAGTTTCCCTCAAATGCTTTATCACTGGTAGTAGCAAAGATAAATTAGAACTCTTACTTTTAGCATCAGAATTACAAAATTCCCTAGACGCAACCATCTTTGAATGGAGTAACCGAGAATGGTATCAATTTGAGAAACCCTTGCGGCGACCAGTAACACAAATTATAGGTCGTTTAGATTGCGAACTGCAAGAAAAACCTGCTCATTCTTGCCGTCTAGGCATCTATCGAGAATTTGATTTAATCTACACCATCAGCTTTTGAAGCACAGATG
It encodes the following:
- a CDS encoding AAA family ATPase, whose amino-acid sequence is MAFLTAVYQENTPSIICLEEIENGVHPWLPHKMMELLKIVSTEGITGKPVQVLIRTHSPVLLNYVEPHQVRAVELDKEGKAQVHT
- a CDS encoding AAA family ATPase is translated as MLSKLRVQLYKSLFDTEVDLEPLTVFIGPNASGKSDICEALAVLSDFLQRLIDTTNHKKIIRTVSDCLQNLLKNVHSIESKFWHGKPDFFSFQVSTLPIAGNSDGESTAIINLGVYSDYSEQAVKLGNVQKINTLLDRYTSLLREFLVSNHFSTSPLYKALKKVNVYDFVPISISFTSSSNARMERTGEGPAYALLEILLTNHKGFDELQERLTQLVPNFKTIVLPRGESQTFSLELVDIYSDHHIPAADIFRWYIETFGFSHCSISRKHSKYYLS
- a CDS encoding ABC-F family ATP-binding cassette domain-containing protein; translated protein: MLRLEHISKIYPTGEVLKDINWEVKPGDRIGLVGVNGAGKSTQLKIISGEMEPTSGEIIRPSSLHIAYLNQEFEVDPSRTVNEEFWTVFKEANQVQLALAQVHRDMETSTPEELDELINQMDRWQRKFEALDGYSLDTRIGKILPEMGFQVEDGDRLVSAFSGGWQMRMSLGKILLQNPDLLLLDEPTNHLDLETIEWLENYLRGLITPMVIVSHDREFLDRLCNQIVETERGVSTTYLGNYSSYLQQKAENQSAQLSAFERQQKELEKQQAFVDRFRASATRSTQAKSREKQLDKIERIEAPTGGVRTLHFRFPPAPRSGREVVEIKELTHIYGDKILFLGANLLIERGDRIAFLGPNGAGKSTLLKIIMGAELPTEGTVKLGDHNVIPGYFEQNQAEALDLTKTVMETIHDEVPEWTNEQVRTLLGRFLFAGDTVFKKVAALSGGEKARLALAKMLLRPANLLILDEPTNHLDIPAKEMLEESLQNYDGTAIVVSHDRFFISQVANKIVEIRDGEFQVYLGDYHYYLNKIAEEKEQAKLAAMEGEKAAKKAAKAAKSGGKRK
- a CDS encoding cation:proton antiporter, which translates into the protein MHTVILVLVEVLIVIGLSRLVGLAFKSIKQPLVIGEIVAGIMLGPSLFGLIAPHAAATLFPPETIPFLNVLSQVGLIFFMFLIGLELNSKYLSGNLQAAVLTSNVSIVVPFSLATILSLLLYPLVSNGSVSFTAFTLFLGAAMSITAFPVLARIITENNLQGTRLGTLALTCAAVDDVTAWCLLALAIAVARHGSIDRQAILTIIASLLYIGFMFSVGRWFLKRLITHYRRAGRLSQFVLALIYMGVVASALITELIGIHLIFGAFLLGAAMPKDAELVRELAIKTEDFVLIFLLPVFFAYSGLKTQIGLLNRPELWLLCALILGVAIAGKYIGTYVAARVSGINKREASALGWLMNTRGLTELIVLNIGLELGVISPLLFTMLVIMALVTTFMTSPLLEWTYPKRLIRLDVVEAEAEHETYTEVTESIESFVTPYRILVPVANPTTQKGLLQLAVSIAFNYGRSAVINPFSLIELEEDYSFESTPTEANRLIAERRQQLEELISTLEPPSIYSHIHPIVRISSNVARETAQIAKIEQPDLILVGWHRPAFSNNRLGGRVGQILTTAPVDVAVFVDKGGERLESLLVPYSANIHDDLALILALRLLINRDTCMLHILQALTVNQTQDELSYELHAMIERLPASVRERIEIKTVAAPEPMEAVVTASENVDLTIAGTSRAWGIERQTLGRYTDELAIKCRSSLLITRRYSQITSHLTSLLPEVTHQEIIRNSQQGIDNSPQSPITNNH
- a CDS encoding AMIN domain-containing protein; translation: MKIKLRNQKIFSLYPFKVSLFSLLYPGITLNNGNSIAAATFGRLNKCYFNAKSQQLEISLSSATTPEYFYLDQPPPLVVDLPNTKLGNVDTQKNYPGTIQRIRVSQYSPNITRIVIDLKPEGFIDGNQVKLQPLCPKNPNPWVLRPIFSYNSTSLGNQPFMILPPSTLKTLLNYPT
- a CDS encoding DUF3172 domain-containing protein, whose amino-acid sequence is MRRKPTGRSATTSKPSVFQSPIFNFTTIAILGGVLILGIGIGIAFSSTTTLTPSNVASREFIDTRAPNPEICVQYGASAMVMDARLFVTLNPFNVYVAQPNIRPGCVLRQNNWAILENKKLVTSDQVRECKNRLNTFGFTGNLDSEKPDIRCIYQNESAQNFFLSQPGAVGPSQDTERF
- a CDS encoding XisI protein, with product MATIDEYRQHIKGPLTARAQLVWDKRIQAETIFDTEYDHYQLVYVGWGNSKQVYGTVLHLDISDGNIWVHQDGTEVGIANELVKLSVPKKDIVLGFNPPKLRHYTDFAVG